The Megalops cyprinoides isolate fMegCyp1 chromosome 9, fMegCyp1.pri, whole genome shotgun sequence genome has a window encoding:
- the mpzl3 gene encoding myelin protein zero-like protein 3, with amino-acid sequence MGWRIPWRIFSNNAVFQYLIIGFALCQVCPMQVSSPAELSAIRGDAVTLRCTFRSSEHVTSRLSVDWSYRPEASSPSESVLYYYNTLHLPEQAKFKGRVKWLGDPARGDASIQLLNASLTDNGTYICAVKNPPDVYGAPGQIHLTVTPRELALRFSDVAVLMALVLLPSLIIVLVLLGRMCCPGRSCCKQRDKSKTSTIEVTEGEEPVRKDPSAKEKVASCCYVYLQDDYEEYYSHKAGFEAHTVDETQC; translated from the exons ATGGGATGGCGAATACCCTGGCGAATATTTTCGAACAACGCCGTGTTCCAGTATTTAATTATCGGTTTTG ccCTGTGTCAGGTGTGTCCCATGCAGGTGAGCTCCCCAGCGGAGTTAAGCGCGATCAGAGGGGATGCGGTCACTCTGCGCTGCACCTTCCGGTCCTCGGAGCACGTCACCAGCCGCCTGTCTGTGGACTGGTCCTATCGGCCCGAGGCCAGCAGCCCCTCGGAGTCT GTTCTCTACTACTATAACACGCTGCACCTGCCAGAGCAGGCCAAATTCAAGGGCCGTGTGAAATGGCTTGGGGACCCTGCCAGGGGGGATGCCTCCATCCAGCTGCTCAATGCCTCCCTCACCGACAATGGCACCTATATCTGTGCCGTCAAGAACCCCCCTGATGTCTACGGGGCCCCGGGCCAAATTCACTTGACTGTCACACCTAGGG AGCTGGCCCTCCGTTTCTCCGATGTTGCGGTTCTGATGGCACTGGTTCTGCTGCCCTCCCTCATCATCGTGCTGGTTCTTCTGGGCCGGATGTGCTGTCCTGGAAGGTCCTGCTGCAAGCAGCGGGACAAAAGCAAAACCTCCACCATCGAGGTCACAGAGGG AGAGGAGCCTGTCCGAAAGGACCCTAGTGCTAAGGAGAAGGTTGCCTCATGCTGTTACGTCTATTTGCAG GATGACTATGAAGAATACTACAGCCACAAAGCGGGGTTTGAGGCACACACTGTTGATGAGACTCAGTGCtag